The genome window AACTCAAACTGAGCCGTGGATACGAACAGCAAAAAAAGTAACCTTCACATAAAACAACTGCAGAAAAAGAAAATCAACCACCACAGGCTATGGCTGTCACAGATTATGTAAGAAACTACCTTGGAATCACTGACACACATCGCAGATCTAAAAACCTTAAAGCAAGCTTCTAGCTATACTTGCAATTGTGCAAAGCACACGTTATTCACAGTGCTTTTTTTTTGCTGATTGAACCACTTTGGGGAATGTCGGATGACATCATGATCCCAGCAGCTAGCTGCCTGACCTGATGCCAAGTTTTGTTTGAATGCGCACTCACCCTTGCTCAAGAACATGATAGGAATAACAATGGTGATGCCCAGGCAAACACATCAAGAAGCTTCAGAAAAGGCATTTCATTTTTGCTGCATACAAGGCTTTATTCTTATCGATaagagttaattaccaatcctttTTCCAGATTCAATAAATAGTAATCCTATCAAGCTGGCAAAAAAGATCTGCAGCAACTTTGTTCTACATTTCCCTCGGATCAAAAGGAAAATTATTAGCCGAAGTCTTAAACACAAGGCTCTCGGGTTTTTCTTTCAATTCTGTTCTGTCACTGTGGATAAACTGAACAAACTCACTAAACTGACTGCAAACAATTATACTCCAGGCATTGATCCAGTAGTATAATTCAGAAGACAGTGAAACATGTATTTTAATACAAAAATTTATATCTCATGCATACAGACAGAAACTAGTTCAACTTCTACATTTTTgtcaagtatttttttaaaactagGGCCTACAGCTCATGAAATAGAAATCAACATAAAAACACGAGATAGTACTACATAACTCTCAGTAATGTCAGAGGAGAATTTGAAATGGTTCCCGAGGTTCATCTATGTCATCTTGAAATAACCAAACAAGGGCTGACATACACAAATGTCTGTCTTCCAACAAGGCTGTGGTTAAAAACCACGTCCACAATTCACAACTGAAAATAACAGCACAAGATTGCTAAGAAACTATAATAAAACTGAAAAAGTGGTTACGGTGACTTCTTTTTTAAAAGTGGCTTAAGCAAACACAGCATCAGTTCACGCAATGTTAAGTCATAATTTATAACACAAATGTTTGTTTCAAAAATTACCTGCACATGATACAGACACCTACAGTGGCACAAGTGACTGTGTAAAATTATAGTCTCAAAGTCAGAAAAtgatgggttcaagtcctactccagagatttgagcacaaaaatccagGTTGACCCGCCAATGCAATACTGAGGAAGGAATGCAGTCAGAGATCTTAAACTGAGGTCCTGTCTGCTCTCAATTGGGCATAAAGATCCCTTGGCACTATTGCAAATAGCAGCAGGGGATTTAACCTAGTACCCTAGCCAATAttgatccctcaatcagcattacAAAAAAAAGATTatctgatcacattgctgtttttgagtttgctgtgtgtaaaatggTTGCCACATTTCATACAACAATATCCACACAATTAAAGTATTTGTTTGTTAGTAAAGCACTTTGATACGTCCTGAAATTCTGAAAGATGCATTTTCTGTGTCCAATTTTCCAGGAGCCAAAGGGGAAAAAGTCGATGCAGTAACGCTACCCTGCACTTAACTATATTTTGCGAAGTacatttaaaaataacaaaacatCTAACTGATGAACATTAATACTCTGCTAGCTTCAATAAAGTAACATCTAAACAGGACACTATCCGTGcatgatctcatcgaaacttTCAAATATCCCATGGACAGTTGAACACAACATTCTACAATGCTGAGTAACCTACAGGAAACAAAAAGGGACTTGCCCTTTTGCCAACCATGAAAAAAGTAATGCAATGTTATGGGTTGTTTCTCTTGAAACCTTCCATATGGGTGTAGAAAGGTGTATATGCTGTAGGTTTCCAATGCATTTCCATGTTCAAGAAAAATGAACAACTGAGACTCTCTGATACATCAAAAGTCATCACTATGAAGTCCTTGTCGTGAATACTTAGATAAATAAAAAAGATGCAACTGCTCTATCAAAATGACAAAGCTATGAGTTTAAATGAAATAGTTACTGTAATAATTGAGAGTCTCTGCAATTCCTTGGCAGGTGAAAagaattgaattatttatttaaagcAAACTATGTACAAAGGGGGACAACAAAGACCTCCATACCCTTCACTTCCAAGTGTCAACCGTCAGAgctcaactgccaatctccaactGCCACCACAAAGCGAGCACGGACTTACGCTCCACCTCTGCAGAACGCAAGTTTGGACTCGCGTTCAATGCCGCTTCTGCTCTCTGCCCTGCGTTCCCAAACACACCCTTAACCGCCATGTACCAAGCTCTGCTGTGCTATCacatctccctcccccttcaagtTCTTTACAAATGAATTTATGACTAGAAAACTACTGAAGGAACAAACAATACTTTAAAAAACTGTTTGGGTAATACAATATAGTCTCTCAAAATTTCAGTCTATTAGATGATTTCCTAATTCTCTGAGCATGTCTCAGCTCTCTGGCTGGCTCTGCCTCAGTTGAAGTAGCAATGTCTTGAGTTACAGTTTCAGGAGGTGCACTAGTGCAGACATCTGCTCCAGTTCCCATGGGAACAACCTTCCTCTGAATTAAACAGGCCCAAAGAACTTGGCACTATTTAAATGTTGATGGATGCTTCTGGATCATCCTTCTCTGTTTGTATTGTGTGACCTACATGTTTCCTTACTTTTCTTCCTTGGAGGCCAATCAGACAGAACACCAGGCCTGTTGTTATGAATTTCCCGAGGACGAGGCTGGACCAAATTTAAGCTCCTAACAAATACTAAGTCATTTATTTAGAAttttaggcggcacagtggttaacactgctgcctcacagcgtcagggacccagattcaatttcggcctcaggcCACtagctgtgcggagtttgtacattctccgtgtctgtgtgggtttcctccgtgtgctccggtttcttcccacagtccaaagatgcgcaggttaggttgcgcggccatgctaaattgcccattagtgtcagggggactagcagggtggaaTTGTTAGCgttgatcggccaaatggcctccttttgcactgtcgggattctatgacctatCACCCTTAACAGAATCATAATAGCCCTTTCGTATACCTAGTTTCATTTGCACCTTCCCTGCTAAATTTGGAAATGCCAGATcagcgcccccccctccaccattaGTAGCTCTGCGAGAATAATCCCATAGAAACGTGTTGTCCTTTAAGTGCAGAAGAATCTAGCAAGCTTCAAATCGTAATGGTGTGCCAACTGTTTTTTCATTGCTGATTTGAAAATCTGTTTAGCTCTTTTTGTTAAGCCATTCAAGACTGGGAGAGGGTGCCGTGCACATGTTTATTCTGTTATTTTTCATGAACTGCTGAAACTGCAATGCCATTTAATCATTCAGCCAGCTTTGGGATGTCAAGACATATCCCCTCTGTCCTGATGCATCCAGTCAGCTTCAACAAAGAAAATGATCCCTCATCACCATCTGAATCAGAATTGTAATTCAGTACATTAAACTGGAGAGACTCGAGGAGGTTCTACCATGCACGTCTCAGGGTTGCTCTTTTTTTTTGCTTGCTCGCTCCAAAAGCAAATTGAAGtcccaactgaatccaattcatggtccccacaagagtgaaaaacaagatccaagctgtcaAGTTAAGGCATTGCACCACATCtagggcttgatctgatgctcgaTCATAGCTAAAAGGCCGAGAGGTTCCTTTTGTGCAGACTTGGTTATGGTACATTGATAGTAACTACAAATTCCAAGATGCAGTCTGACCCCTGCATGTAGAATTGGTTCATGGTAACTGGAAATTTCCAGTTattgtaggtggcacagtggttagcactgttgcctcacagctccagggtcaatTCCGTCCTAGGGTGAGACTGCCTTTGTggagcttacacattctccccacgtctgcatgggttttctccagatgctccggtttcctcccacagtccaaagatgtgtaggttagatgggattagccatgtaCATGCattagggcaggggagggggcctgggtaaaacacactcgatgagccgaatggcctcttctgcactgtagggattctatgaaattgctgTCAACACCTCGGGTCTGTACTCTGGATATTTAACTTGATTCTCAGCGACGTCCACTTCATGTCCCAATGAGGGAAATAATTCTTCGTTAAAAATTAATGCCCTCTTCAAATTGAAGAGCAAGCACTCTGGGAGCATGGTGTGTGTTCTACTTTCCATATTTAGTGTcgccattagtcactctccaattAGATGCAAGGCAATTCATATTCAAGTTAAAATGCCACTGAAATGTCTCAACCTCAAGTATCTGTTCCACCTATATATTTCCTATTCATTTTCCACAGCCACCTCAGCTATCAAGTTGAGATTACCTAATAATGAATCCTCTCAGTTAGATGTGTCCATTATGGGAACTAGCCAAAACAGTCCAAATGTTTTGGATCACGCTAGTTAGTAGGTTAAGTtagatataaaatagaaattgtaGAAACATTTCCCCATCTTAACAGTGTCAAATTCTTCCCCTTTGCATAAGTGCAAATTACTTGATTGTTATTACCATTGTCTGTGGAATGTTATACTATcaataaacaaaaacaaattggATAAACCAATCATTAAATGCATGTAGAATTCTGTAAAGCAGTATTCTATGTTACATATAATCATTAACCACCAACTATAATCCcaatataaatcaaatcataaatgactgtttcatttttatttttaaaatgcgaTAGCTTCAAGACACAGCAGATGTGAATCATAACACTGATTtgcaaagaaaatatttaaaCACTTCAGACTTGTACTATAAAGCTCAAGATTACATAATTACAGTCTGCAATATGAGATAGCTACAATCAGTAAATTTGGTTCAGAGACAAACCAACTTGGATTAACTAGCCACCATTCGTGTCAATGAAAACAATTATTTGGACATCGCTGGTAAGATCAACATTTGTTGTCTAACCTCAATTCAATGGAATATGAAATACTTACTTACAAGTCACTCACAAAACGAACACAATATTTTGCAAGGTTCTGTGGCATTTTGTATTGGATAAGTCCAataagagggggaaaaaaaagagctCCAACTATAAAATTTTAAAGTAATATATATATTCCTTGTAAAAGATAATATTGTGAAGATGGCACAGAATTACCACCATTTCTGTTTAATTGACATGTAAATCATTTCAACTATGTACTTAAAATCTGGCATAACCTGAACCCTTCAATTGAATTAAGTGTACACATCAGGACAAAGATAAAAAGAATGATTTTATAAAGTTGGTTAGGGAGGATGAAAATGAAATAAACACGATGTAACGGAATCAACTTCTGCAGTGAAGTAAAGAATAGCACCCATCATACCTGGAGAACCAGAGGTTCTGGGTTAAAAGCCAACGTCAGAAGTAGCTGCATTCGCTCAGAGTCTTTCAAATTCTTCATTAAAAAACTCCCAGAATCCTTTGTTTCAGCATATCTGCGCACTATTCTGTCTAGCAGTCTTTGTGACGGGCAATGCACTAAGTCTGACCACCCTTCCACAACATCTGGGGTCAGTAATCGAACTTCCCCATTTAAACGAGAAAACTGAGTCTTGTAGATAGCTTGTGTAACATCACAACGAGGGCGTCCTGTGGCCCGTTTGCAAATCTTGTGGTCCATATCAGTCAGTTCTTGATTAGAACCCAAGCGTTTGAGAACAATACGCCTCGCACCTTCTCTTGGTTCCCCATACTGAGCGAAGTAGACATTTTTCACATTCAAAAAGTCCAGAATTCGGAGACGACCCCATGCTTCAAAAGTGATTTGGCCGTTCATAAACTTACGACACCAGCTAGTACCAAAACAGGCTGGGCACTTGTTGAGGCTAATAAAGCGACGATCTGTAAGCTCATTCTTCTGAAATGAGGCAAATAATGAGTGCGTATTCAACAATGTGAAAACCAAAAGACTCACCACAAACAGGAACTTCAGACAACGGTACAAACGGCCAAACTTCAGCGTAAGCAATCGCCACATGGTTCAGCCTGCTTTAATAACACATTTAGTAACTCTTAGGATTCTTTCTGCCAGTCTTTATCAACAAGTGACATGCCCTTGCATACTCCGTTTGGGTTTTTTAATTTGATCAGACAAGCAAGTGACCATGTACCAGTTCCAAGAATCATATGTCTCATATCTTCAAGGTCTCAGCAAATCTGCCCAAAgaactttctgtactgtagatccGTCTAGAAAAGAAGAAAAAACACATTATTTGCAACAATAAAATTGCTTAGTCACATAACTATTAAATTCTAAATACTAGTCAATTTTCAGTTGCATTGCACATGGAGTCAAAATCAAACAGCAAAGTTTACAATTTGGGAAGCAGAGTTGAAAGGTTGAGTTTTTCTGTAGTACAGGCCAAGCAGATGGGAGATGCTACACTGCAGAGCCGATGTAGACTGATGTACATAAACATTTTCTACtataggggaaaaaaaaatctgaaaaatgtGACAAAAGAACCCAAAGTAAAGTTTGGTGGCCAGGAAAAGCTTCCAAATGCAAGATATTTGGTTTTGCACATGCATGCTACCACAGTTGTGTGACCTCTTTTCAATTATAAATTCCCAATCCATGCGGTCAAACCAGCCTGCATTTCACCACAAAACCACATTTCTCAATTTTTCAAAGAATGATACAGCATGGTTCAGTCCATTGTCTCTATGTTGGCTCTTTACTACAGCGATCAATTTAGTTCCATTCGCCAAAGCCCTGTAACTGTTTTATCCTTCAAGTGCTTACTCAATGCCTTTTTAAATGTTACTACTGAATTTGCTCCCATCACTCtttcaggcagcaaattccagatcaCAAGAACTTGCTACAAAAAAAAGGCACAAGTAATCTGGAGAGTTCTCTTTGGTTTTATATTTACTAGTTAGTTGCCGTTTTTCTTGGACCGGAATCAGTTTGCACACGAACAAAGTATTCAGCAGATGCCTTCAAGAGTGATGCaaagacaatgggcagaatttcacACTTTTATAAATGCTGCAAAATTACATATAAGAATGGTGCAAATAAAATTTTAGCATTTTTCATTGAATTTCTCATTAATTTAGTCTAACGGCTTCATCAATTCACATGAGCAATAAGGAAATAATCAACTGCACCCTCAAAAACACAGGGTTGGTGCGATTTTATGAAAAATCAACCCTAGGTGCATCAGATTCATTCTTACACATTATTGCTTTGTTCCCAAGGCAGTTGTGTCAGTTTTCGGATAATATTAGAGTTGACTAGATTACTGCAGCAAGTAAAAAAAATCCAAGTGATTTGGTGTTCCAAGTGCAACACTCAGCTAATTTTGCAAATAAGCTTGAATCCGTCGCCACAGACTATAAACTACTGAGTCTTCAGTTCCTATAACTTCAAAAACAAAGAAGAGATACTCTCAAGTTACAGCGTGGCa of Mustelus asterias chromosome 3, sMusAst1.hap1.1, whole genome shotgun sequence contains these proteins:
- the dipk2ab gene encoding divergent protein kinase domain 2Ab, which produces MWRLLTLKFGRLYRCLKFLFVVSLLVFTLLNTHSLFASFQKNELTDRRFISLNKCPACFGTSWCRKFMNGQITFEAWGRLRILDFLNVKNVYFAQYGEPREGARRIVLKRLGSNQELTDMDHKICKRATGRPRCDVTQAIYKTQFSRLNGEVRLLTPDVVEGWSDLVHCPSQRLLDRIVRRYAETKDSGSFLMKNLKDSERMQLLLTLAFNPEPLVLQSFPSDEGWPFAKYLGACGRMVAVNYVGNELWSFYNAPWEKRVDLAWQLLEIAEQLTNNDFEFALYLLDVSFDNFAVGPRDGKVIVIDAENIIVADKRLIKQNKPQNWDVWYESKFDECGKEACLSFSKDVLCSRVTIDHNYYAICQNLLSRYATWRGTKGGLLHNPPAEIVRVGRLEALLEECANPKKEYGRFQAAKELRDYLAKLNNNVR